A window of the Nycticebus coucang isolate mNycCou1 chromosome 3, mNycCou1.pri, whole genome shotgun sequence genome harbors these coding sequences:
- the GDF2 gene encoding growth/differentiation factor 2 isoform X1 encodes MCPRVLWAALPVLSLLACSLQGKPLQSWGRASAGGTSLSLLRGPGREPPEHTFDLKMFLENMKVDFLRSLNLSGVPSQDKTRVEPPQYMMDLYNRYTADQSSTPASNIVRSFSVEDAISTATTGDFPFQKYILLFNISIPRHEQITRAELRLYVSCQNHVDSSHGLKGNMVVYDVLDETDAWDSAVGTKTLLVSQNIQDQGWETLEVSSAVKRWVRADSSKSKNKLEVTVESHRKGCDKLDISVPPGSKNLPFFVVFSNDRSNGTKETRRELREMISHEQESVLKKLSKDGPTEAGETREDVDSNTATGSSLARRKRSTGAGSHCQKTSLRVNFEDIGWDSWIIAPKEYDAYECKGGCFFPLADDVTPTKHAIVQTLVHLKFPTKVGKACCVPTKLSPISILYKDDMGVPTLKYHYEGMSVAECGCRYYSSENKNMDPHKDLYSNIHISFIWDSHTPEAN; translated from the exons ATGTGCCCCAGGGTGCTGTGGGCGGCCCTGCCCGTGCTGTCCCTGCTGGCCTGCTCCCTGCAGGGGAAGCCGCTGCAGAGCTGGGGGCGGGCATCTGCAGGGGgcaccagcctcagcctgctgaggGGACCTGGACGGGAGCCACCCGAGCACACCTTCGACCTGAAGATGTTTCTGGAGAACATGAAGGTGGATTTCTTGCGCAGTCTCAACCTGAGCGGGGTCCCCTCCCAGGACAAAACCAGAGTGGAGCCACCGCAGTACATGATGGACCTGTACAACAGGTACACGGCTGACCAGTCGTCCACCCCGGCGTCCAACATCGTGCGGAGCTTCAGCGTGGAAG ATGCCATCTCCACAGCCACCACAGGAGACTTCCCCTTCCAGAAGTACATCTTGCTTTTCAACATCTCCATTCCCAGGCATGAGCAAATCACCAGGGCCGAGCTCCGACTCTATGTCTCCTGTCAAAATCACGTGGACTCCTCTCATGGGCTAAAAGGAAACATGGTTGTTTATGATGTCCTGGATGAAACAGATGCCTGGGATAGTGCTGTGGGGACCAAGACCCTCCTGGTGTCCCAGAACATTCAGGACCAGGGCTGGGAGACCTTAGAAGTGTCCAGTGCTGTAAAGAGATGGGTCCGGGCTGACTCCAGCAAGAGCAAAAACAAGCTGGAGGTGACAGTGGAGAGCCACAGGAAGGGCTGTGACAAGCTGGACATCAGTGTCCCCCCAGGTTCCAAAAACCTGCCCTTCTTTGTCGTCTTCTCCAATGACCGCAGCAACGGGACCAAGGAGACTAGACGGGAGCTCAGGGAAATGATCAGCCATGAGCAAGAGAGCGTTCTCAAGAAGCTGTCCAAAGATGGCCCCACAGAGGCTGGCGAGACCCGGGAGGATGTGGACAGCAACACGGCCACAGGGTCATCTTTAGCCAGACGGAAGAGGAGTACCGGGGCTGGTAGCCACTGTCAGAAGACCTCCCTGCGAGTGAACTTTGAGGACATTGGCTGGGACAGCTGGATCATCGCACCCAAGGAGTATGACGCCTATGAGTGTAAAGGTGGCTGCTTCTTCCCTCTAGCTGATGATGTGACACCAACAAAACATGCCATCGTGCAGACCTTGGTGCATCTCAAGTTCCCCACAAAGGTGGGCAAGGCCTGCTGCGTGCCCACCAAACTGAGCCCCATCTCCATCCTCTACAAAGATGACATGGGGGTACCCACCCTTAAGTACCACTATGAGGGCATGAGCGTGGCGGAGTGTGGATGCAG GTATTACTccagtgaaaataaaaacatggacccacacaaagacttgtactCAAATATTCATATCAGCTTTATTTGGGATAGTCATACACCAGAAGCAAACTGA
- the GDF2 gene encoding growth/differentiation factor 2 isoform X2 — MCPRVLWAALPVLSLLACSLQGKPLQSWGRASAGGTSLSLLRGPGREPPEHTFDLKMFLENMKVDFLRSLNLSGVPSQDKTRVEPPQYMMDLYNRYTADQSSTPASNIVRSFSVEDAISTATTGDFPFQKYILLFNISIPRHEQITRAELRLYVSCQNHVDSSHGLKGNMVVYDVLDETDAWDSAVGTKTLLVSQNIQDQGWETLEVSSAVKRWVRADSSKSKNKLEVTVESHRKGCDKLDISVPPGSKNLPFFVVFSNDRSNGTKETRRELREMISHEQESVLKKLSKDGPTEAGETREDVDSNTATGSSLARRKRSTGAGSHCQKTSLRVNFEDIGWDSWIIAPKEYDAYECKGGCFFPLADDVTPTKHAIVQTLVHLKFPTKVGKACCVPTKLSPISILYKDDMGVPTLKYHYEGMSVAECGCR; from the exons ATGTGCCCCAGGGTGCTGTGGGCGGCCCTGCCCGTGCTGTCCCTGCTGGCCTGCTCCCTGCAGGGGAAGCCGCTGCAGAGCTGGGGGCGGGCATCTGCAGGGGgcaccagcctcagcctgctgaggGGACCTGGACGGGAGCCACCCGAGCACACCTTCGACCTGAAGATGTTTCTGGAGAACATGAAGGTGGATTTCTTGCGCAGTCTCAACCTGAGCGGGGTCCCCTCCCAGGACAAAACCAGAGTGGAGCCACCGCAGTACATGATGGACCTGTACAACAGGTACACGGCTGACCAGTCGTCCACCCCGGCGTCCAACATCGTGCGGAGCTTCAGCGTGGAAG ATGCCATCTCCACAGCCACCACAGGAGACTTCCCCTTCCAGAAGTACATCTTGCTTTTCAACATCTCCATTCCCAGGCATGAGCAAATCACCAGGGCCGAGCTCCGACTCTATGTCTCCTGTCAAAATCACGTGGACTCCTCTCATGGGCTAAAAGGAAACATGGTTGTTTATGATGTCCTGGATGAAACAGATGCCTGGGATAGTGCTGTGGGGACCAAGACCCTCCTGGTGTCCCAGAACATTCAGGACCAGGGCTGGGAGACCTTAGAAGTGTCCAGTGCTGTAAAGAGATGGGTCCGGGCTGACTCCAGCAAGAGCAAAAACAAGCTGGAGGTGACAGTGGAGAGCCACAGGAAGGGCTGTGACAAGCTGGACATCAGTGTCCCCCCAGGTTCCAAAAACCTGCCCTTCTTTGTCGTCTTCTCCAATGACCGCAGCAACGGGACCAAGGAGACTAGACGGGAGCTCAGGGAAATGATCAGCCATGAGCAAGAGAGCGTTCTCAAGAAGCTGTCCAAAGATGGCCCCACAGAGGCTGGCGAGACCCGGGAGGATGTGGACAGCAACACGGCCACAGGGTCATCTTTAGCCAGACGGAAGAGGAGTACCGGGGCTGGTAGCCACTGTCAGAAGACCTCCCTGCGAGTGAACTTTGAGGACATTGGCTGGGACAGCTGGATCATCGCACCCAAGGAGTATGACGCCTATGAGTGTAAAGGTGGCTGCTTCTTCCCTCTAGCTGATGATGTGACACCAACAAAACATGCCATCGTGCAGACCTTGGTGCATCTCAAGTTCCCCACAAAGGTGGGCAAGGCCTGCTGCGTGCCCACCAAACTGAGCCCCATCTCCATCCTCTACAAAGATGACATGGGGGTACCCACCCTTAAGTACCACTATGAGGGCATGAGCGTGGCGGAGTGTGGATGCAGGTAA